From one Musa acuminata AAA Group cultivar baxijiao chromosome BXJ2-6, Cavendish_Baxijiao_AAA, whole genome shotgun sequence genomic stretch:
- the LOC135614880 gene encoding chloroplastic import inner membrane translocase subunit HP30-2-like, translating into MKGNQGAMVLASPSPPPANPVAQLQTRIKELETGFRAWLAKQPTAVEAAIVTATSAAQGAFIGALMGSLTSDASSALPTPPPNAPGLNPQAMASLKQAQAFAGGPLVQARNFAVMTGTNAGISCVMKRIRGVEDMQGSMAAAFGSGAMFSLVSGMGGPNQALNAVTSGLFFALVQGGLFKIGEKFSQPPADDVLYSGTKRMLTNLGLQNYEKNFKKGLLSDATLPLLTDSALRDVNIPPGPRLLILDHIQRNPELVKR; encoded by the exons ATGAAGGGGAACCAGGGCGCGATGGTGTTGGCTTCACCGAGCCCTCCCCCGGCGAACCCTGTCGCCCAGCTGCAGACGCGAATCAAGGAGCTGGAGACTGGGTTCCGGGCCTGGCTGGCGAAGCAGCCCACCGCCGTGGAGGCGGCCATCGTCACCGCCACCAGCGCCGCCCAGGGCGCTTTCATCGGCGCCCTCATGGGCTCTCTCACCTCCGACGCCTCCTCGGCGTTACCCACGCCACCTCCCAACGCTCCCGGCCTCAACCCCCAAGCCATGGCCTCCCTCAAGCAGGCGCAG GCTTTTGCAGGTGGCCCGTTAGTGCAAGCTCGTAACTTTGCAGTCATGACAGGTACTAATGCAGGTATATCATGTGTGATGAAGAGAATAAGAGGGGTGGAAGATATGCAAGGCAG CATGGCGGCAGCTTTTGGTTCTGGAGCAATGTTTTCATTGGTTAGTGGCATGGGAGGACCAAATCAAGCTCTTAATGCGGTTACTTCAGGACTATTTTTTGCACTTGTTCAAGGTGGACTTTTCAAG ATAGGTGAGAAATTCTCACAGCCACCAGCTGATGACGTGTTATACTCTGGCACAAAAAGAATGCTAACAAACCTTGGCCTTCAGAATTACGAGAAGAACTTCAAGAAAGGTTTACTCAGTGATGCTACTTTACCCCTTCTCACAGACAG TGCACTCCGAGATGTCAATATTCCACCCGGGCCAAGGCTTCTCATTCTTGATCACATTCAGAG GAACCCTGAGTTGGTAAAAAGGTGA
- the LOC135614881 gene encoding uncharacterized protein LOC135614881 isoform X2, whose amino-acid sequence MANELLPPYRDATQPVESRVRDLLSRMTLREKAAQMAQIERCVASPSALSGLPVGSVLSAGGSAPRERASPRDWADMIDRMQHWALASRLGIPILYASDAVHGHNNLYGATIFPHNVALGAIRDGDLARRIGEATALEVRATGIHWTFAPCVAVCRDPRWGRCYESYSEDTDIVRTMTSIVAGLQGSPPLGHPPGHPFLAGRKNVIACAKHFVGDGGTDKGKNEGNTICTFEELEATHMKPYLDCLAQGVSTIMASYTSWNGRPLHSNHYLITEILKGKLGFKGFVISDWEGIDRLCQPHGSNYRYCISASVNAGIDMIMVPHRYEKFLEDLVFLVESGRISMSRIDDAVERILRVKFVVGLFEYPFSDRSLFDVVGCKEHQILAREAVRRSLVLLKNGKDLKKPILPLDKNARRILVAGTHADDIGYQCGGWTITWHGSSGRITIGRHNRVGSN is encoded by the exons ATGGCGAATGAGCTGCTCCCTCCGTATCGGGACGCGACGCAGCCTGTGGAGTCGCGCGTGCGGGACTTGCTCTCGCGCATGACCCTCAGGGAGAAGGCCGCCCAGATGGCCCAGATCGAGCGCTGCGTCGCCTCCCCCTCCGCCCTCTCCGGCCTCCCCGTCGGGAGCGTGCTCAGCGCTGGCGGTAGCGCTCCCAGGGAGCGCGCCTCTCCCCGCGACTGGGCCGACATGATCGACCGGATGCAGCACTGGGCTCTGGCTTCCCGCCTCGGCATCCCCATCCTCTACGCCTCCGATGCCGTCCACGGCCACAACAACCTCTACGGCGCCACCATCTTTCCCCACAACGTCGCCCTCGGCGCCATTAG AGACGGCGACCTCGCTCGCAGAATTGGAGAAGCGACGGCCTTGGAGGTGagagctaccggcatccactggaCGTTCGCCCCTTGTGTGGCT GTCTGCAGAGATCCCAGGTGGGGGAGATGCTATGAGAGTTACAGCGAGGACACAGATATTGTCCGGACTATGACTTCGATTGTTGCGGGATTGCAGGGATCACCTCCCCTGGGTCACCCTCCAGGTCATCCTTTTCTTGCTGGGAG GAAGAATGTGATTGCCTGTGCCAAGCACTTCGTTGGGGATGGGGGCACAGATAAAGGAAAGAATGAAGGGAATACAATTTGTACGTTTGAGGAGTTGGAGGCAACTCATATGAAGCCTTATCTCGACTGTCTTGCACAGGGAGTCTCCACAATTATGGCATCATACACTAGTTGGAATGGGAGGCCATTGCATTCAAATCATTATCTTATAACAGAGATTCTAAAGGGCAAGCTAGGTTTCAAG GGTTTTGTGATATCAGATTGGGAAGGAATAGATAGGCTATGTCAACCACATGGATCGAATTACCGTTATTGCATTTCTGCTTCAGTTAATGCTGGAATCGACATG ATTATGGTGCCCCACAGATATGAGAAGTTTTTAGAAGATTTGGTATTTCTAGTGGAATCCGGGAGGATATCCATGTCAAGGATTGATGATGCTGTAGAACGCATCCTGAGGGTGAAATTTGTTGTTGGACTATTTGAGTACCCTTTCTCTGACAGATCTTTGTTTGATGTTGTTGGCTGCAAG GAACATCAAATTCTAGCACGTGAAGCTGTTAGAAGATCCCTAGTTTTATTAAAAAATGGAAAGGATCTAAAGAAACCAATACTTCCTCTAGACAAAAATGCCAGAAGAATCCTTGTTGCTGGGACACATGCTGATGATATTGGATATCAGTGTGGCGGATGGACCATAACGTGGCATGGAAGTAGTGGAAGAATAACAATCGGTAG GCACAACCGTGTTGGAAGCAATTAG
- the LOC135614879 gene encoding monothiol glutaredoxin-S7, chloroplastic-like, which translates to MASLAPLSSWTAIGVTRALAAVRRVQPPANSFLAGPSRRDVATLVSQPLRFRSKSPGTSLSARCFSALSPEMKSTIDKVVQSHKVVLFMKGTKDFPQCGFSNTVVQILKSLNVPFETLNILENDMLRQGMKEYSSWPTFPQLYIDGEFFGGCDITIEAYKNGQLQEQIEKAMCS; encoded by the exons ATGGCCTCGCTCGCTCCTCTTTCTTCTTGGACAGCCATTGGAGTCACGAGGGCGCTCGCGGCCGTTCGCCGCGTTCAGCCGCCCGCGAATTCGTTCCTCGCCGGACCCAGTAGAAGGGACGTCGCAACGCTTGTCTCTCAACCGTTGCGGTTCCGATCCAAGAGCCCGGGGACCTCCCTCTCCGCCCGGTGCTTCTCCG CGTTGAGTCCTGAGATGAAATCGACAATCGACAAGGTTGTTCAGTCGCACAAAGTGGTGCTCTTCATGAAGGGAACCAAAGACTTCCCCCAGTGTGGCTTCTCCAACACCGTGGTGCAGATATTGAAGTCACTGAATGTGCCCTTCGAGACGCTGAACATACTCGAGAATGACATGCTGCGTCAGGGGATGAAGGAGTACTCGAGCTGGCCTACTTTTCCCCAGCTCTACATTGATGGGGAGTTCTTTGGTGGCTGTGACATTACTATCG AAGCATACAAGAATGGGCAATTGCAAGAACAAATTGAGAAAGCAATGTGTTCTTGA
- the LOC135614884 gene encoding uncharacterized protein LOC135614884, with protein sequence MVNELLPSYRDAAQPVASRVRDLLSRVTFREKAASMAQIERSVASPSALSGLSVGSVLSGPGDRASPSDWADMIDRMQHWALASRLGIPILYASDSVHGHNNLYGATIFPHNVALGAIRNIDY encoded by the exons ATGGTGAATGAGCTCCTCCCCTCGTACCGGGACGCGGCGCAGCCAGTGGCGTCGCGCGTGCGGGACCTACTCTCACGCGTGACATTCAGGGAGAAGGCCGCCTCGATGGCCCAGATCGAGCGCAGCGTTGCCTCCCCCTCCGCCCTCTCCGGCCTGTCCGTCGGGAGCGTCCTCAGCGGCCCCGGGGATCGCGCCTCCCCCAGCGATTGGGCCGACATGATCGATCGGATGCAGCACTGGGCTCTGGCCTCCCGCCTCGGCATCCCCATCCTCTACGCCTCCGATTCCGTCCACGGCCACAACAACCTCTACGGCGCCACCATCTTTCCCCACAACGTCGCCCTCGGCGCCATTAG GAACATCGACTACTAG